The genomic interval CTCTTGTCCGATCACGCTCACCACCACGCTGTAGCCCAGCGCCGCCGCCGCGAGATGCGCGAGCATCGTGGACGCCGCGATGCTCTGCACCAGAATGCGCTCGGCGTTGACCCTGTAGCGGCGGTCGGTCTCGGGCCGCCGGCGACCCCTCGGACGGCCGCCGCTCCCGGCCGGCGCGGCGCCGCACCGGAGGGAATCGCGCCCGCACGGTACGAACAGCCAGGACATGAAAATTGGCGTCGTGTTTCCGCAAATCGAAATCGGTGCCGACCCGGCCGTCGTGCGCGACTACGCGCAGGCCGCGGAGTCGCTCGGCTACGATCACCTCCTGATCTACGACCACGTGGTCGGCGCGAACACCGCGAGCCGGCCCAAGTGGACGGGGCCCTACACGAGCGCCCACAGTTTCCACGAGCCGTTCGTGGTCTTCGGGTACATCGCGGCATGCACGCAGCGCCTCGAGCTGGTGACGGGCGTGATCATCCTGCCGCAGCGGCAGACCGTCCTCGTGGCCAAGCAGGCGGCCGAGGTGGATGTCCTGAGCGGTGGGCGGCTCCGGCTTGGGATCGGGGTCGGATGGAACGATGTCGAGTACGAGGCGCTGGGCACGGACTTTCACACCCGCGGTGCGCGCTCCGTCGAGCAGATCAAGGTCATGCGGGCCCTATGGACCCAGGAGTCCGTCACCTTCGAGGGACGGTGGCACCGCATCCCGGACGCCGGCATCAATCCGCTCCCCGTGCAGCGGCCGATTCCGCTGTGGATCGGCGGGGAGTCCGACGTGGCGCTGCGCCGCGCGGCCCGCGTGGCGGACGGCTGGATGTCGAGCCGGACGATTCAGGCCCCGGGTCAACAGCCGGCGGCAGAGCCGCGCCGCGAGCATCAGGTCGAACGGCTTCGCGCGCACCTCGGCGCGGCGGGCCGCAGTCCAGGTACCTTCGGCATCGAGGGACGCGCCGCGATCCGGCAGGGCGGACCGGAGGAGTGGCGCCTTCAGGTCGATCAGTGGAGGAAACTCGGGGCCACGCACCTCAGCGTGGACACGATGCGTGCGGGTCTATCGACGCCGCGGGCCCACATCGACGCGATCCGGCGTTTTCACGAGGCCGCCGTCGAGTAAGCCTGTCGCGGACCGACCGCCAGCCCGGACGCGCCTACCGCCGGACCGCGACGACCTCGAGGTACTCCGATGGGATGATGATCGTGCCGTCCTGGGCGCGATTGTGCCGGCGCACGATGGCCAAGAGATCGCGCTCGAAGGCCTCCCGCTGCGCGCCGTCCATCGCCTCGATGGCCTTGCGGGTGGGACCCGAGTACTTGCGGCGCTGCTCGAGCCACGTCTCTTCAGAGGCTGAGCGCATCGTCGAGTGGCGCACCGTCGTCTGGAGCGAGGCGACCCCCGATCCCAGCAGTTCCCTGAGCCGGTCCTCTATGCCCCACAGAACGGCCGGCCGAAGCCCGGGCGGAGGCGGCGCATAGCGGGCCGTAGCGGCAAAGATCTGTCCCATGAACCCGGCCGGAGTCCAGTTCGCCAGGCCGATCCTACCGCCGGGCCGGCAGACCCGCAGCAGCTCCCGCGCCGCGCATTCCTGATCCGGCGCGAATATGACGCCGAATGTGGAGAGGACGACGTCGAACGTCCGGTCGTCGAAGGGAAGGCGCTCGGCGTCCGCCTCGCAGAACGTGATCGACAGCCGCTCGGCCGCCGCCCGCTCCTCTCCGCGCGCAAGGAGCGCGGGGACGAAGTCGATACCGGTCACTTGGCCGCCGCGGCGGGCCGCCGCCAGCGCCGCATTGCCGCTGCCCGTCGCGACGTCGAGCACCGCCTGTCCAGGATGAATGTCCACGGCCTCACAGAGCAGCTCGCCCACAATCAGATGCGCGGTCAAGATGACGGAGAAATCGCCGTCGGCCCACGCCTGCTGCTGACGCTGCTTGATGGCGCTAAGATCGCTCATCGCGGAGTCACCCCTCGTGGAATGCCCGCACCATGCGGGCCCAGCCGGCCCGATCCGCGAGCGTGAACGGCCAGTACGAGGCGACGCGGTCGAGGAGACCCGCGTAGCGCGCGCGGAGCTGGTGGCCGATCTCGTCGTACGTCCCGCGGATGACGATCGCATCGAGGAGGCCGTCCGGCACCTGCCCGGCGATCTCGCCCATGCGGCCCTGGCTGACCATCTGGCGGAGGCGATCGGCGACGTCGGCGTAGCCGACGATCTCGAGGAGCAAGCGGTACGTCGGTGTCGAGCCGTAGAAGGCGATCCGGGCCCGCGCCCGCGCGAGCGCCGCCGCGCGTTCATCCGGGGTCTCACCGGGGGCGATGATAACCGGCGCATATAATTGAAGATCCGCGCGCGGGCGGCCCGCTTTGGCGAGCCCCTCGGCGAGGTGCGGCAGCACGAACTCGCGCAGGTAGGTGACCGAGTGAATCGGGTGCAGGATGAAGCCGTCGGCCACCTCGCCCGCGAGCCGGCAGAGCACCTCGTTTACGCCGGCGATGAGAATCGGCACCGTGGACTGCGCGTTCGGGCCGGGATTGAAGAACGGGCCCATCAGGTTCAGGTTGTAGTACTTGCCCTGGACCCGCAGCGGCGCCCCGTCCTGCCACGTCCGCCAGATCGCCCGCACCGCGTGCACGTACTCCCGCAGCTTGGGAGCCGGCGGATCCCAGGGCATGCCGAACCGTCGCTCGATGTGGGCTCGCACCTGCGTGCCCAGGCCGAGCAGCAGACGGCCGTTCGACAGGCGGGCGACGTCCCAGGCCGTCTGCGCGGTCAGCATGGGGCTCCGGGAAAACGCGACCGCGATGCCGGTCCCGAGCTCGAGTCGCGACGTGTGGAGGGCGGCGATCCCCAACGTGAGGAACGGATTGTGCTTGGTGTCGTTCGCCCAGATCCCGGCGAATCCGATCTCCTCGGCGGCCCGGGCCACCCCCGGGACCTCCGTCAGCGCGTCCATGGCGAGCGCGCAGTCGAGCTTCACCGGCGTCCTCGCAGGCGCTGCTCGTTGCGTCCGGCTACTTCCAGGCCATCACCCACACTTCGCGGGTCTTCGGAAGGTGATCGCGGTCGACGGTGACGGTGTGGCCCACGTTCTTCGTCGCGCCGATCACGCCGAGGAAGTTATCGATCGCCCCGATCGGCCAGCCGGCGTTGACTTCGGTCTTGTAGTGCATCGGGATCACGACCTTGGGCTGCAGCTGATCGATCACCTGCTTCGCCTGCGCCGCGTCGATCGTGTAATGCCCGCCGACCGGAATCATGACGATGTCCGGATGGCCGATGGGGGTCGTCTGGGAGTGATCGAGCAGGTGGCCGAGATCCCCGAGGTGGACGACGCGCAGACCCTCGGCCTCGAGGACAAACACGGTGTTGCGGCCGCGCTGAGAACCCTCTGTGTCATCGTGGTAGGTCGGCACCGATGATACGGTGATCGTGCCGACGGGTTGCTTGACGATCGTGCGCCAATCGCCGTCGGCCAGACCACGAACGACCTGTGGCTTCCCCGTGGCCATGGCGACGTTGGTGTGATCATCATGCTCGTGGCTGACGAGCACCGCGTTCGCCTCGACCGACGGGATCGGGTATCCCACCTTCGCATCGTAGGGGTCGATGAGCAACCGGGTCCCATCCGCGTCTACGAGGAACGTCGCGTGTCCAAGATAGGTGATCTGCATCCGCGTCCTCCCTTCGCGTGCACCGGAACGGGAAATGACCTGCGGAGTGGTGTGACCGGGGCACCGCGTGGCTTGCCCCGGCCTTCGATGCGGGCGGCGCGGTGGTCCTTCCTACAAACGCCGTCTATCGCGGGGCGCTCTGGCCCCGGCAGTCTCTGTCAGGCAACGATCGGCCTCGAAATTCAATGAAATACCGAGATTTCCGAGAATCAACCGCCTCAACCGCATTTATACGTACATATGTTCGATTTATTTCTCCTTGTTTACCGTACATTAGTTCGCTATTTTGAAGGAGGAAGGTATGATCTTGCGGAGGTGGTGGATGAAGCGCAATGGCGGCCTGACCCCCCGGCAGCAGCAGATTCTGGATTACCTAGTGAAGGCGATCCAGGACAAGGGTTACGCCCCATCCGTCCGTGAGATCGGCGACGCGCTCGGCCTCAGCTCCCCGTCGACGGTTCATCAGCACCTCACCGCCTTGGAAGGAAAGGGCTTCGTTCGCCGCCACGGCGACCGGATGCGGGCGCTCGAGGTCGTCGATAAGACCCTCATCCACGATGGAGACGCCGTTCGGCTGCCGCTCGTCGGCCGTGTGTCCGCCGGCAGCCCGGTGCTGGCCGAGGAGCAGGTCGAGGATCGGATCGAAGTCCCTCGCCGCCTCGTGGGCGACGTGCGCGACTGCTTCTTGCTGCGGGTGCGCGGGGACAGCATGATCGGCGCCGGGATCATGCCCGGCGACGTCGTGATCGTACGCCGGCAGCGGACCGCCTCATCGGGTGACATCGTGGTAGCCATGCTCGACGACGAGGCGACGATCAAGCGGTTGGCCACGTTGGACGGCGTGCCGGTTCTGAGGCCGGAAAACGCCGCCTACCAGCCGATCTGCGCCGCGTTCGAAATCGCCGGCCGCGTCATCGGACTGATGCGCGCCTACCAGGCGGTGCGCGGATGATGCTACGGGTGACGCGCCGTCGTGCGGCCGACCGCTGGCGTGCCGTACTGCCGGCACCGACAAGGCACAGCGGCGCAGGCCATCACAGAAGCGCCCGGCCTCTTCGCATCTCTCGTGCGGCGGCCACCCGTCCGGTGCCCCGCACCTGGTGGCGCCGGCTTACGGACGACCGGGAATTCGTCGGCGCAAAGGTGCTGGTACTCGCGGCGCTCCTCGCCCTCACCGCCGTGCTGGAATGCGCCGTGTAGAGGAGGTGGCGGCCATGGCCATGCTGCAGCTCACTGAACCGCGGACGTCGGCGAAGCTCAAGGTCATCCATGCGTACGTCGCCGCCGCGGAGCCCCTGGACGGGCGGAGCGGCATGGGCGTGGTCTTCGTGGACGCGCAGGGCCGGGTGCTCAAGCGGATCGGCCGGGCCCTCCCCGGCGTTGAGTCCCAGGGCCTCGCCGCCTTCCGCGGGATCCTCTATGCGCTGTGGAATTCGCGGCGTTTCGGCGTTCGCCACGTCATCGTCCACAGCGACACGCCGGTTGTCGTCGCGCAGGTCAACGGGGACCGCGAAGTGGAAGACCGGCTCGTGGGCCCGTACCTCGAAGTGCGCGCGCTGCTCCATGCCTACCGGCAGGCGCGCGTGCTCGCGGACCGGTCCGCCTGGGGCCGCGAGGCCGCCGCGATCGCCGCCGCCGCACTCCAGCACCATACGGACGACGTCGTGGAGGACGATCTGCCGCTGTGGTCTGAGGAGCCCGCCCGCCCGGCTTCGTCCAACTAACCGCGCTCGCCGGCCATTGGCCGTACCGCGCGGGCAGGGTCGGGCCCTCGCGGACCCGCCGTGTGCTATGATCGTGCACTGTGAGCACCAAGGACCCGTCTCCCTTCATCGCACAGGGTGACGAACGCCGCGCGGCGGGTGATCTCGGCGGCGCACTGGAGGCCTTCACACAGGCGGTCGCGGCCGCGCCGTCGTCGGCGCAGGCGCACAACAAGCTCGGGACGGCATACGTCGACCTGCAGCGGTGGGATGACGCGTTCGGTGAGTTTTCAAAGGCCGCGCAGTTGGATCCACGGTACGCTCCGGCGCACAGCAATCTCGGCAACGTGTACCGGGAGCGCGGACGGCTCGACGAGGCGGTGACCTGCTATCAGCGCGCGATCGCGGTGGATCCGGACTACTGGATCGCGCATCAGAACCTCGGCATCGTGTACAAGCAGCAGGGCCGGATCGGCGACGCGGTCCGGGAGTTCAAGACCGCGACCCGGCTGTCGCTGCGCGCCCCGGCGGGCGGCGAGGTGGCGGCGTCGGGCCGGGGCGCCCGGGCCGGGCGGCCGGGGTGTCTCGGCGCCGGCGGCGCGGCGGTGCTCATTGCGATGGCGCTGGCGACCGCGGCGCGACGGTGAGTGTGTGGGACCCCGGGAATAAATTCCCCCCGGGCCGGGTTCTACTGAAACGTCGACCCGAAAGGGAGGAAGGAGCGCGGAATGGCGGGCAAGACGGAAGCAGTGACGGAACAGACCTTCGATGCGGATGTCATCAAGTCCCCGACGCCGGTCCTCGTAGATTTTTGGGCGGAGTGGTGCGGACCGTGCAAGATGATCGCCCCGATCGTCGAGGAACTCGCGGGCGAGTACGAGGGCAGGCTGCGGGTGCGGAAGCTGGACGTCGATGAGAACGGCACCGTCGCCGCGCGCTACAGCATCATGAGCATCCCGACCCTCGGCGTTTTTCGCGGCGGTGAGCTGATCGAGCGAATTGTCGGCTACATGCCGAAGGAACAGCTCCGGCGGCGGATCGACGCGGCGCTGGCATCACGCGTTTAGCCGGCGTCCCACCCGCGCACCGCGGCTGAAGGCGGCTTTATCGTTGGACCGGTCGGCCGGGCTCCGTTTGGGGGCCCGGCCGTCGCGCTTCCACGCGGACATGCTCAGCGGTGTGCTCCCAGACTTGACAATTATGTTGTAAAGAGTCTTGACACATGGTTTCGTAGCTGTTATTCTACTTTCGGATCAAAGATCCGGGATATACCAAGTGAAACTTGGCGCCGAATGGCTGGAGTGAAGAGTGGTAGGAAGGGCGGGGCCAAGTCGCATCAGAGGAGCGTGCCGACCGTGAAGGAACGCGCCCCGGACATGCCGGTGTATGTCATCAGCATCGCGGCGGATTTGCTGGGGTGTCATCCGCGGACGCTCCGCATCTACGAGGAGCGGGGGTTGGTGTCACCGTTCCGCCGGCACCGCATCCGTTTGTACTCGGAACGGGACATCCAGCGGGTCCGGATGATCCGCTATCTGATCGAGGAACGGGGCCTGAACCTCGCGGGGGTGCGGCTGGTGCTGGAAATGCAGGAGCATTACCACGAGGAGATGACGTGGGTGTTCGACAGTCACGAAGGGCCGGGCCGGATAGAAGACGGCGCGGCGATACAGTCCGCGGCCGAGAGGGCACGCGGCAGAGGAGGACGATCGCGATGAGCAGCATCATCCGTTGGGATCCGTTTGAGGAAGTGGGCACGTTCAGCCGGGCAGTGGACCGGCTGTTCGACGACGTGCTGCTGGCAGGGCGTCGCCCGGGGCGGACGGCGCAGAACGGCCGGCCGGCCGCCGCGTGGGCGCCCGCGGTGGAGATGTACGAAACGGGCGACGAGGTCGTAGTGCGCGCCGAGATGCCGAACGTCGACCCGTCGAACGTGGACGTCACCGTGACCGATGAGGCAATTACGATCAAGGGCACGGCGCGCCAGGAAGAGGAGAAGAAGGACCGGTCCTACTACCGGCGCGAGCTCCGGTACGGGGCGTACGTCCGCACGCTGCCGCTGCCGGCCGAGGTCAAGAGCGGCGACGCCAAGGCGACCTACAAGGACGGCGTGCTGGAAGTGAAGATTCCGAAGTCGGAGCGGGCTAAGCCGACCTCGGTGAAGGTCCAGGTCGCGTCCTAACGCGATAGCGCGGCACGAGCCGGCGGGGCCGGGCCTGCGGCGTGAGCCAAGACCTGGCCCCGCCGCGGCGGCCCGGCATACGGAAGCATACGGACAGGGCGGCGCAGGGCGCCGCCGGAAGGAGCGTTCAGATGGCAAAGGTTGTGGGGATCGATCTCGGCACCACCAACTCCGTGATCGCGGCGATCATCGGCGGCGAGCCGACGGTCATCGCGAACGCGGAAGGGAGCCGGCTGACGCCCTCGGTGGTCGGCTTCACCAAGTCCGGAGAGCGGCTGGTCGGCCAGATGGCGCGCCGCCAGGCGATCCTCAATCCGGAAAATACGGTGTCCTCGATCAAGCGGTTCATGGGCCGCCGGTACAACGAGGTGGAGTCGGAGCGCCGGATCGTGCCGTACAAAGTCGAGGAAGGCAAGGCCGGCCTGTCGCCGGCGGGGGGCGCCGCGGTCGTCAACATTCCGGCCGCCGGCAAGACCTTCACGCCCGAAGAGATCTCGGCGATGATCCTCCAGAAGCTCAAGACCGATGCCGAGACCTACCTCGGCGAGAAGATCGAGGGCGCGGTGATTACGGTGCCCGCGTACTTCAACGACGCGCAGCGGACCGCCACCCGAAACGCCGGCGAGATCGCCGGGCTCAAAGTGCTGCGGATCATCAACGAGCCGACGGCGTCCGCGCTGGCGTACGGCCGGGCGCTGGAGGAGAAGCACGCCAAGACGATCCTGGTCTTCGACCTGGGCGGCGGCACATTCGACGTCTCGATTCTGGAGATCGGCGAAGGCGTGTACGAGGTCAAGGCGACGAACGGCGACACGCACCTCGGCGGGGACGATTTCGACGAGCGGATCGTCAACTGGCTCGCCGACGAGTTCAAGAAGCAGCAGGGGATCGATCTGCGCCAGGACCGCCAGGCGCTCCAGCGGCTGCGCGAGGCGGCCGAGCGGGCGAAGATCGAGCTGAGCACGGTCGTCCAGACCTCCATCAACCTGCCGTTCATCACGGCGGACGCGACGGGGCCGAAGCACCTCGATATGACCCTCTCGCGCGCCAAGTTCGACGAGCTCACCGCGGACCTGGTCGAGCGGTGCATCGGCCCGTTCAAGCAGGCGCTCGCGGATGCCAAGATGAGCGAGAAGGACCTCAACGAGGTGATCCTCGTCGGCGGCGCGACCCGCATGCCGAGCGTCCAGGAACTGGTGCGCCGGCTCACCGGCAAGGAGCCGAACAAGGAAGTGCACCCGGACGAGGTCGTCGCGGTCGGCGCGGCGATCCAGGCCGGCGTGCTCGCCGGGGACGTGCGGGAGGTGGTGCTGCTGGACGTGACCCCGCTCTCGCTCGGCATCGAGACACTCGGCGGGGTGGACACGATCCTGATCCCGCGCAACACGACGATTCCGACGCGGAAGACGGAAACGTTCAGCACCGCGGAGAACGGCCAGACCGCGGTCGACATCCACGTCATGCAGGGCGAGCGGCCGATGGCGCGCGACAACCGGACCCTCGGCAAGTTCCAGCTCGACGGGATCCCGCCGGCGCCGCGCGGCGTGCCGCAGATCGAAGTCACGTTCGACATCGACGCCAACGGCATCCTGAACGTCGCGGCGAAGGACAAGGCGACCGGCCGCGAGCAGTCGATCAAGATCACCGGAACCGGCACGCTCGACAAGGCCGAGGTCGACCGCCTGGTCAAGGACGCCGAGGCACACGCCTCGGAGGACCAGCGCCGGCGCGAGGAGGCGGAAGTCAAGAACCGCGGCGACGCGCTGGCCTACCAGACGGAGCGGATGCTCAAGGAAGTCGGCGACAAAGTGCCGGCCGATGACCGCGCCAAGGTGGAGCAGGCGCTCAACGAGCTCAAGGAGGCGGTCAAGAGCGGCGACGCCGACCGCATCAAGCGGGCCACCGAGACGACGGAGCAGGCGAGCTACAAGCTGGGCGAAGAGATGTACAAGCGTCAGACGGCCGGCGCGGGCGCCGGAGCAGGCACGGCCGGCGGGCAGCCGGGCGGCGGCGGGCAGGGCGGCGACGACGTGATCGACGCGGAATTCAAACCGTCCGACAAGTCGTAACCCGCCGCGCCGCGGCGCGGTCGACTGAGGTGTGAGATGACGATGGAACACGAGGCGCGGCGCGAGGAGCCGGCCGCGGAAGCCGGGGAGGCACGGCCGGAGACCTCGCGCGCGGACGCCACGGATGAACTCGACGGGCTCTCGATGGAGGACCTGCGGACTCGGGCGCGCCAGGCGCGCGACGAAGCGCGGCGGAACTGGCAGCAGTTTCTGCACTCCGCCGCGGACTTGGAGAACTACAAGAAGCAGGCGGCGCGAGACCGGCAGGACGCGATCGAACGGACGCGGCGGCAGATGCTGAACCTCGTTTTGGGCGTCGTCGACAATCTGGAGCGGGCGATGGCATTCGGTGGCGCGCAGGACGGGCCGGCGAAGTCGCTGCTCGACGGACTCCGGATGACGCACCGGCAGATTCTCGAGCAGCTGCGGGCCATCGGCGTCCGCCCGATCGAGGTGGCCGGTACCTTGTTCGACCCCCGGTTGCACGAGGCGGTTGCCGTGGTACCCTTTGAGCAGGCACAGCGACCGGCCGGAACCATCGCCGGCGAGGTGCTGAAGGGCTACTTCTTGAACGACGACGTTCTGCGGCCGGCGAAGGTCGCCGTCGTCGGCGGCGAGGCCGATCAAGAGCACCGCGAGGACGGCCGGTAGGATCCGGCGTGTCGCGGCCGTCCCCGCCTGGAGCGGCCAACCATGGAGTTCAAGGATTACTACAAAATCCTCGGCGTGCCGAGGACGGCAGACGAGAAGGCGATCCGCCAGGCGTTCCGGCGGCTCGCGCGGCAGCACCATCCCGACGTCAACCCCGGCGACAAGAAGGCCGAGCAGCGCTTCAAGGAGATCAACGAAGCCTACCAGGTCTTAAATGATGCCGAGCGCCGGGCGAAGTACGATCAGGTGCTGGAGCTGCGGGAGCACGGCGGCGGATGGGAAGAGATCCTTCGCGGCGCGGGGGCCGGGGCCGGACAGGACGGCGGCACGTTCCGCGTCTACACCAGCGGCGACCCCGGACAGTTTAGCGAGTTCTTTGAGCAGCTCTTCGGCGGCCTTGGCGCCGGCGGGTTCGGCGAGGGAATCTTCGGGCCGGGCACGCGCCGCGGCCGGTCACGGACTGCGGGTGGGGGCGGCGGCGTAAATCTCGAAGACCTGCTGCGGCAACAGCAAGGCGCGCCGGCACCGGCTGGGGACGTCGAGGGCACCGTCGCGATCACCCTCGAGGAAGCGTTCCACGGCACCCGGCGCACGGTGACGGTGCCGGCGGACGGCGCACGGCCCGCGCGCTCGCTCGACATCACGATCCCGGCAGGAGTCCGGAGCGGCCAGCGCGTCCGTGCCGCCGGAGGCGGTCACGGCGGCGACCTGTACCTCCGCGTGGAGGTGCTGCCGCACCCGATCTTCACGCGGGACGGCGACGACATCATCTGCTCGGTCGCGGTCCCGGTCTGGACCGCCGCCCTCGGCGGCGAGGTCCAGGCCCCGACGCTCGGCGGGCCGGTCACCGTGAAGATTCCGCCGGGGACGCGCGACGGCCAGATCTTCCGGCTGCGCGGCCGCGGGATGCCCCGCGTCCGGGGCGGCGGCGCCGGCGACGAGATGGCGCGCGTGCGGCTCGTGCTGCCGCAGCCGCTGACGGACCGCGACCGGGAGCTGTTCGAAGAGATGCGGCGGCTGCACGAGGCCACCGCAAAAACCTAGCAAACGTGCCGGAGACCGGCTCAAATTAAGATGTCCCGGGATCCCCTCGAATTCGCAGCGGTCCGGCGAATGCTCGGGGCGGAATAGCGAGGCGACCGACCATGGCGATGCGATTTGACAAGTTTACGGAGAAGGCCCAGGAGGCGATCATCGGCGCCCAGGCCCTGGCGCGCGAGCACCACCACGGCCAAGTCGAGGCCGAGCACCTGTTGGGGGCGCTGCTGCAGCCGACGGACGGCGTGCCCGTCGCGATTCTGACGCGTCTCGGCGCGAACGCGGCATCGCTGCGCACGGCGGTCGAGCAGGCGCTGGCACAGACGCCCAAGGTCTACGGACAGGGCGACGAGCCCGGCCTCGGGGCGTCGCTGCGGCGCGCGCTCGAGAGCGCCCAACAGGAGGCGCAGCGGCTGACCGATGAGTACGTCAGCACGGAGCACCTGCTGCTGGGCGTCGTGGCCGATCGCGGTACCGGGGCGGGACGGCTGCTCGCGCAGGCGGGGATCGATCGGGAGAAGATCTACGCGGCGCTGCAGGCGATCCGCGGCGGCCAGCGCGTCACCGACGCGTCCCCGGAGTCCAAGTACCAGGCCCTGGAACGGTACGGGCGCGACCTGACCAAGATGGCCCGCGAGGGCAAACTGGACCCGGTGATCGGCCGGGACGAGGAGATCCGCCGCGTCATTCAGGTGCTGGCCCGCCGCACCAAGAACAACCCGGTCCTGATCGGCGATCCGGGCGTGGGCAAGACGGCCATCGTCGAAGGCCTCGCCGAGCGGATCATCCGCGGCGACGTCCCCGATACCCTCAAGCGCAAGCGCGTCGTGCAGTTGGACCTGGGGGCGCTGATCGCCGGCGCGAAGTACCGCGGCGAGTTCGAAGACCGCCTCAAGGCCGTGCTCCGCGAGGTGACGGAGAGCGCCGGCGACATCGTGCTGTTCATCGACGAGCTGCACACCGTCGTCGGCGCGGGCGCGGCCGAGGGAGCCATGGACGCCAGCAACATGCTGAAGCCGATGCTGGCCCGGGGCGAGCTGCACGCGATCGGCGCGACGACGCTCGACGAGTACCGCAAGCACATCGAGAAGGACCCCGCGCTCGAGCGGCGGTTCCAGCCGGTGTTCGTCGACGAGCCGAGCGTCGAGGACACGATCTCCATCCTCCGCGGCCTGAAGGAGAAGTACGAGGTCCACCACGGCGTGCGCATCACCGACGGCGCCGTGATCGCCGCGGCCACGCTGTCCAAGCGCTACATCACCGAGCGGTTCCTGCCGGACAAGGCGATCGACCTGATCGACGAAGCGGCGAGCCGGCTCAAGATGCAGATCGACAGCAAGCCGGCCGCGCTCGACGAGGCCGACCGGCGGATCATGCAGCTCGAGATCGAGCGCGAGGCCCTGCGGCGGGAGACCGACCCCGCCTCGCGTGAGCGCCTCGACGGGATCGAGCGCGAGATCGCCGGCCTGCGCGAGCAGAGTCAGGCGCTGCGCGCCCGCTGGGATCAAGAGAAGGCCGTGATCGCCGAATTGCGCGCCACCCGGCAGAAGATCGACGAGACGCGCGTTCAGATCGAGCAGGCCGAGCGGGCCGCGGACCTCGAGCGGGCCGCGCGCCTGCGCTACGCCACGATGCGCGAGCTCGAGGAGAAGCTCAAGGCCCAGGAGGCGAGCCTCGCCGCCCTCGGCGAGGGACGGCTCCTCAAGGAAGAAGTCGACGCGGAGGACATCGCCGAGGTCGTGAGCCGCTGGACCGGGGTGCCGGTGACGCGCCTCATGGAAGGCGAGATGCAGAAGCTCGTCCACCTCGAGGACCGGCTGCACGAACGGCTGGTGGACCAGGAAGAGGCCGTGCGCGCCGTGGCCGACGCGATCCGCCGGTCCCGCGCCGGGCTGGCCGACCCGCGCCGCCCGATGGGGTCGTTCCTGTTCCTCGGGCCGACCGGCGTCGGCAAGACCGAGCTGGCGCGGGCGCTCGCGGCGCTGCTCTTCGACAGCGAGGACGCCATGGTGCGGATCGATATGTCGGAATACATGGAAAAGCACACCGTGAGCCGCCTCGTCGGGGCCCCGCCCGGCTACGTCGGCTACGAGGAGGGCGGGCAGCTCACGGAGGCGGTCCGCCGCCGGCCGTACCGCGTCATCCTGTTCGACGAGATCGAGAAGGCCCACCCGGACGTGTTCAACGTGCTGCTGCAGCTGCTCGACGACGGCCGCCTCACGGACGGCCACGGCCGGACCGTGGATTTCCGGCAGTCGATCGTCATCATGACGAGCAACC from bacterium carries:
- a CDS encoding LLM class F420-dependent oxidoreductase, which encodes MKIGVVFPQIEIGADPAVVRDYAQAAESLGYDHLLIYDHVVGANTASRPKWTGPYTSAHSFHEPFVVFGYIAACTQRLELVTGVIILPQRQTVLVAKQAAEVDVLSGGRLRLGIGVGWNDVEYEALGTDFHTRGARSVEQIKVMRALWTQESVTFEGRWHRIPDAGINPLPVQRPIPLWIGGESDVALRRAARVADGWMSSRTIQAPGQQPAAEPRREHQVERLRAHLGAAGRSPGTFGIEGRAAIRQGGPEEWRLQVDQWRKLGATHLSVDTMRAGLSTPRAHIDAIRRFHEAAVE
- a CDS encoding methyltransferase domain-containing protein — translated: MSDLSAIKQRQQQAWADGDFSVILTAHLIVGELLCEAVDIHPGQAVLDVATGSGNAALAAARRGGQVTGIDFVPALLARGEERAAAERLSITFCEADAERLPFDDRTFDVVLSTFGVIFAPDQECAARELLRVCRPGGRIGLANWTPAGFMGQIFAATARYAPPPPGLRPAVLWGIEDRLRELLGSGVASLQTTVRHSTMRSASEETWLEQRRKYSGPTRKAIEAMDGAQREAFERDLLAIVRRHNRAQDGTIIIPSEYLEVVAVRR
- a CDS encoding TIGR03617 family F420-dependent LLM class oxidoreductase; translated protein: MKLDCALAMDALTEVPGVARAAEEIGFAGIWANDTKHNPFLTLGIAALHTSRLELGTGIAVAFSRSPMLTAQTAWDVARLSNGRLLLGLGTQVRAHIERRFGMPWDPPAPKLREYVHAVRAIWRTWQDGAPLRVQGKYYNLNLMGPFFNPGPNAQSTVPILIAGVNEVLCRLAGEVADGFILHPIHSVTYLREFVLPHLAEGLAKAGRPRADLQLYAPVIIAPGETPDERAAALARARARIAFYGSTPTYRLLLEIVGYADVADRLRQMVSQGRMGEIAGQVPDGLLDAIVIRGTYDEIGHQLRARYAGLLDRVASYWPFTLADRAGWARMVRAFHEG
- a CDS encoding MBL fold metallo-hydrolase translates to MQITYLGHATFLVDADGTRLLIDPYDAKVGYPIPSVEANAVLVSHEHDDHTNVAMATGKPQVVRGLADGDWRTIVKQPVGTITVSSVPTYHDDTEGSQRGRNTVFVLEAEGLRVVHLGDLGHLLDHSQTTPIGHPDIVMIPVGGHYTIDAAQAKQVIDQLQPKVVIPMHYKTEVNAGWPIGAIDNFLGVIGATKNVGHTVTVDRDHLPKTREVWVMAWK
- the lexA gene encoding transcriptional repressor LexA, encoding MKRNGGLTPRQQQILDYLVKAIQDKGYAPSVREIGDALGLSSPSTVHQHLTALEGKGFVRRHGDRMRALEVVDKTLIHDGDAVRLPLVGRVSAGSPVLAEEQVEDRIEVPRRLVGDVRDCFLLRVRGDSMIGAGIMPGDVVIVRRQRTASSGDIVVAMLDDEATIKRLATLDGVPVLRPENAAYQPICAAFEIAGRVIGLMRAYQAVRG
- a CDS encoding reverse transcriptase-like protein, which produces MAMLQLTEPRTSAKLKVIHAYVAAAEPLDGRSGMGVVFVDAQGRVLKRIGRALPGVESQGLAAFRGILYALWNSRRFGVRHVIVHSDTPVVVAQVNGDREVEDRLVGPYLEVRALLHAYRQARVLADRSAWGREAAAIAAAALQHHTDDVVEDDLPLWSEEPARPASSN
- a CDS encoding tetratricopeptide repeat protein, with the translated sequence MSTKDPSPFIAQGDERRAAGDLGGALEAFTQAVAAAPSSAQAHNKLGTAYVDLQRWDDAFGEFSKAAQLDPRYAPAHSNLGNVYRERGRLDEAVTCYQRAIAVDPDYWIAHQNLGIVYKQQGRIGDAVREFKTATRLSLRAPAGGEVAASGRGARAGRPGCLGAGGAAVLIAMALATAARR
- the trxA gene encoding thioredoxin; amino-acid sequence: MAGKTEAVTEQTFDADVIKSPTPVLVDFWAEWCGPCKMIAPIVEELAGEYEGRLRVRKLDVDENGTVAARYSIMSIPTLGVFRGGELIERIVGYMPKEQLRRRIDAALASRV
- a CDS encoding MerR family transcriptional regulator, coding for MKERAPDMPVYVISIAADLLGCHPRTLRIYEERGLVSPFRRHRIRLYSERDIQRVRMIRYLIEERGLNLAGVRLVLEMQEHYHEEMTWVFDSHEGPGRIEDGAAIQSAAERARGRGGRSR